A single window of Rubripirellula lacrimiformis DNA harbors:
- the panC gene encoding pantoate--beta-alanine ligase, with protein sequence MKIIHHVAEAQSIVAAARASGKTVGLVPTMGALHDGHVSLVRESVRRCDQTFVSIFVNPTQFAPHEDLDKYPRTLDADCAAVQSVGADYVFAPEVGEMYPAGFSTAVDPPAVAVPLEGVCRPDHFRGVATVVLKLFQCVPATHAIFGSKDYQQWKVIEAMVRDLNIGIQIVAGETIRDPDGLAMSSRNRYLSSDQRRIALSLSAALRQAKQMASDGETSVDAIESAMREQLAETTRIDYARVVDAQSLETMTQIDRPVVALVAAFVGQTRLIDNQRIG encoded by the coding sequence ATGAAGATCATTCATCACGTTGCCGAAGCACAATCCATCGTCGCGGCTGCGCGAGCGAGCGGAAAAACCGTTGGCTTGGTTCCGACGATGGGCGCGCTGCATGACGGGCATGTATCGCTTGTTCGCGAAAGCGTCCGGCGATGCGATCAGACGTTCGTATCGATCTTCGTCAATCCGACGCAGTTCGCGCCGCACGAGGACTTGGACAAGTATCCGCGGACTCTGGACGCTGATTGTGCCGCGGTTCAGTCGGTGGGGGCCGACTACGTGTTCGCTCCCGAAGTCGGTGAGATGTACCCGGCTGGATTTAGCACCGCAGTCGATCCGCCCGCAGTCGCCGTGCCGCTAGAAGGCGTCTGTCGCCCCGATCATTTTCGCGGCGTCGCAACTGTGGTGTTGAAGTTGTTTCAGTGCGTTCCGGCCACGCATGCGATCTTCGGATCGAAGGACTATCAGCAGTGGAAGGTCATCGAAGCGATGGTACGCGACCTGAACATTGGCATCCAGATCGTGGCCGGTGAAACGATCCGCGATCCGGATGGGTTGGCGATGAGCAGTCGGAACCGGTACTTGTCGTCGGATCAGCGACGAATCGCCCTGTCGCTATCAGCGGCGCTGCGACAAGCCAAGCAGATGGCCAGCGACGGCGAAACCAGCGTCGATGCGATCGAGTCGGCGATGCGGGAACAATTGGCGGAAACGACACGAATCGATTACGCCCGCGTCGTCGACGCCCAATCGCTAGAAACCATGACCCAGATCGATCGTCCGGTGGTGGCTCTCGTTGCCGCATTCGTCGGGCAGACGCGGCTGATCGATAACCAACGCATCGGCTAG
- a CDS encoding serine/threonine-protein kinase, whose protein sequence is MPIDEYLGPYKIGELIGRGGMGNVYSAVHAKTGERVAVKLIAAHVSDDPRFRRRFDKEIRALRMLKHRNIVRILGEGEDNEGRLFYSMELCEGETLQARIRRNRKLSWQETVDISIQIAAALKLAHDIGVTHRDLKPANLILAPDETVKLVDFGIPKLFGDDGEQTQAGSVLGTPDYMAPEQAVGGPITPRTDLYSLGSVMYAMLLGRAPFKGKNSTEVIDALRNDRPIPLDLVDADLPKPLTELVHHLLEKDPADRPPTALSVMNRLKDIRMQFSSDVTAGVESSTTSGLDDELSETDSSVIDPLTSELGGLDSAAFGTGQVARSDAATSFGDSDSHVANDNTAIEQPGTDNAKKTGGGISGLGSATELASRSKTLKRSGTGGSARSNAPETTKERGPDGAPQESTTKLRERFQTVEAGSIDRDDPATSPPLTHAFLHGMAVAVMVTILFSGGYLFYRSIQPPSADELYTTLVESGNQATMGVFLRRFPDDHRATEVRQMQMESKLAATLRRLNAQAGIGLVELSPAEEGFIAAMQDRHSDPQGTTERIESWIDAFDTSDVTNDGARDADFAALMDFAVYEKKRLSSSSARTTIDARAAQLLEQVQTAAESEDADAAKKKLSGIVETFQEKSWAKPAVDRARELLESL, encoded by the coding sequence ATGCCGATCGACGAATATTTGGGACCCTACAAAATCGGCGAATTGATCGGCCGCGGAGGGATGGGCAACGTCTATTCCGCCGTCCATGCCAAGACTGGCGAACGGGTCGCCGTCAAGTTGATCGCAGCTCACGTGTCCGACGACCCTCGATTCCGACGTCGATTCGACAAAGAGATCCGAGCGCTGCGGATGCTGAAACACCGCAACATTGTGCGAATTCTGGGCGAAGGAGAGGACAACGAAGGGCGTCTGTTCTATTCGATGGAATTGTGCGAAGGCGAAACGCTGCAGGCCCGCATTCGTCGAAACCGGAAATTGTCCTGGCAAGAAACCGTCGACATTTCAATCCAGATAGCCGCTGCGCTTAAGTTGGCGCACGACATCGGAGTGACTCACCGCGACCTGAAGCCGGCCAATCTGATCTTGGCACCTGACGAGACCGTCAAGTTGGTGGATTTTGGCATTCCCAAACTGTTCGGTGACGATGGCGAACAGACGCAGGCTGGTTCGGTGCTGGGAACGCCCGATTACATGGCGCCCGAACAGGCGGTTGGCGGACCGATCACGCCCCGCACCGATCTGTACTCACTAGGCAGCGTGATGTACGCGATGTTGCTGGGCCGGGCACCGTTCAAAGGAAAGAATTCGACCGAGGTGATCGATGCACTGCGAAACGATCGGCCCATCCCGTTGGACTTGGTCGATGCCGATTTGCCGAAGCCATTGACCGAACTTGTGCATCACTTGCTGGAGAAAGATCCTGCTGATCGTCCGCCGACTGCGTTGTCAGTGATGAATCGGTTGAAAGACATTCGGATGCAGTTCAGTTCGGATGTCACCGCAGGCGTAGAGTCATCCACCACCAGCGGTTTGGACGATGAACTATCCGAAACGGATTCCAGCGTCATCGATCCGTTGACGTCGGAGTTGGGTGGACTGGATTCCGCCGCGTTCGGGACCGGCCAGGTTGCGCGGTCCGATGCGGCTACCAGTTTCGGGGATTCCGACAGTCATGTCGCCAACGACAATACTGCGATCGAACAGCCCGGCACCGACAATGCAAAGAAGACTGGTGGTGGGATTTCCGGATTGGGCAGCGCAACTGAACTGGCGTCACGAAGCAAAACGTTGAAACGTTCGGGCACCGGCGGATCCGCCCGCAGCAACGCCCCGGAGACAACCAAAGAACGTGGCCCCGACGGTGCGCCGCAGGAGTCGACGACCAAGCTGCGCGAACGATTCCAGACTGTCGAAGCGGGTTCGATCGACCGCGACGATCCAGCCACGTCGCCACCTCTGACGCACGCGTTTCTACACGGGATGGCGGTCGCCGTGATGGTGACCATCCTGTTCAGTGGTGGCTACCTGTTCTATCGATCGATCCAACCACCATCTGCGGACGAACTGTATACGACACTGGTCGAAAGCGGGAATCAAGCAACGATGGGCGTCTTTCTGCGCCGGTTTCCCGACGACCATCGGGCGACCGAGGTGCGTCAGATGCAGATGGAATCGAAACTGGCTGCCACCCTGCGGCGATTGAACGCGCAAGCCGGCATCGGATTGGTCGAGTTGTCACCGGCCGAAGAGGGATTCATCGCTGCGATGCAGGATCGCCACAGTGACCCGCAGGGAACGACCGAGCGGATCGAGAGTTGGATCGACGCATTCGACACTTCGGACGTCACCAACGATGGCGCGCGCGACGCCGACTTCGCAGCGCTGATGGACTTTGCCGTTTACGAAAAGAAGCGTCTATCCAGTTCGTCGGCTCGCACGACCATCGATGCGCGAGCGGCCCAATTGCTGGAACAGGTCCAAACAGCCGCTGAGTCCGAGGACGCTGATGCGGCAAAAAAGAAGCTCAGTGGAATCGTGGAAACGTTCCAGGAAAAGTCATGGGCGAAACCCGCGGTTGATCGAGCTCGTGAGTTGCTGGAATCGCTGTAA
- a CDS encoding RNA polymerase sigma factor: MHRTRSDSPRMTSLPSEPITRASLLVRMQDAEDREAWEDFHSVYEPIIYNMARRRSMQDADAREIVQEVMLSVSRHLQRFDASAQGTFRGWLSRITRNATIDRMRHVSVRRETVDASGVRRRMDKIAQDHAATDRSLQEEFEQDRRRQLFHWAASEVRRSTGEKNWMAFWRSSMDGLPIAAVAKELEMDEAAVYVARCRIIKRIRQHVDQRWAE, encoded by the coding sequence ATGCATCGCACACGAAGTGATTCGCCTCGCATGACTAGCCTCCCCAGCGAACCGATCACTCGTGCCAGTCTGTTGGTTCGAATGCAGGACGCAGAGGATCGTGAAGCTTGGGAAGACTTTCATTCGGTGTACGAGCCCATTATCTACAACATGGCGCGGCGCCGAAGCATGCAAGACGCTGACGCTCGCGAGATTGTCCAAGAGGTCATGCTGTCGGTCTCCCGCCATCTACAGCGGTTCGACGCAAGCGCCCAAGGAACCTTCCGCGGCTGGCTCAGCCGAATCACTCGCAACGCAACCATTGATCGAATGCGGCATGTCTCGGTACGCCGCGAAACGGTGGATGCCAGTGGAGTTCGGCGACGAATGGATAAGATCGCACAAGACCACGCGGCAACCGACCGTAGTCTGCAAGAAGAGTTCGAACAGGATCGACGACGGCAATTGTTCCACTGGGCGGCCAGTGAGGTACGGCGTTCGACGGGCGAGAAAAACTGGATGGCATTTTGGCGATCCTCCATGGACGGGCTTCCGATTGCGGCGGTCGCAAAGGAATTGGAAATGGACGAGGCAGCGGTCTACGTGGCACGCTGTCGAATCATCAAACGTATTCGGCAACACGTTGACCAGCGCTGGGCGGAATAG
- a CDS encoding apolipoprotein N-acyltransferase, whose amino-acid sequence MDETNNLKTAKPISPRSAAAAALASVFLLWLSGPPLGWWPLAMVALVPWLTLIAQPSAITRTGYLAIWAASTLYWLFVLQGLRHAHPAMYICWVALAGYLGIYHVAFVGLSRRSLRTRLGGRSLPIAVVVPVVWVATECVRNYLLTGISVAMLGHAVANVPLMIQIADLGGTYLVGMVIVCVNVSMAMMWLRFRGQEHQQSASLAIAISLSALIGTIGYGVVRRQTPTGDPLATFALLQRDEAVVYEQSADREIEIFQNYARQSVAAVQSSSRPIDIVLWPESMFSGASPWMIMADDAKVPEQFYDIYPEARQDPSLFRRTVDDRIDYFQQRAQQLQWMSTPTNQPSGPPNAADAANAANAASDEPATTNQIEPAGDEPKVGDAEDSRSVVALSPPAILAGCGVVEYDDSVGSYSAVVHIDSDGKVVDWYGKNHLVMFGEYVPIAPWIPGLRSLIPPGMGLRTGAGGKAMQIGDTIVAPNICIETAVERVAVNQLRELAAEGTMPDVIATVTNDGWFDDSSVIEHHLRCAQLVAVACRRPIVSAANNGPTAWIDSNGSIVKRLPIGANETLIATPRRDNRSSVYVQIGAIPAWICVLLTAATTIRRKPKQK is encoded by the coding sequence ATGGACGAAACCAACAATTTGAAAACCGCGAAACCGATCTCCCCCCGCAGCGCGGCCGCTGCCGCCCTGGCTTCGGTCTTCCTGCTGTGGCTCTCTGGCCCGCCCCTGGGATGGTGGCCGCTGGCGATGGTTGCGTTGGTGCCTTGGTTAACGCTGATTGCCCAGCCATCAGCGATCACGCGCACAGGCTACCTCGCGATCTGGGCCGCATCGACGCTGTACTGGTTGTTTGTTCTGCAGGGGCTGCGACACGCACACCCCGCAATGTACATCTGTTGGGTCGCCCTGGCCGGATACTTGGGGATCTATCATGTCGCGTTTGTCGGTCTATCACGCCGATCGCTTCGCACCCGCCTTGGGGGGCGATCGCTGCCAATCGCCGTGGTCGTTCCTGTCGTGTGGGTGGCGACGGAGTGCGTGCGGAACTATTTGCTGACCGGAATCTCGGTCGCCATGTTGGGACATGCCGTCGCAAACGTCCCGTTGATGATCCAGATTGCCGATCTCGGCGGTACCTACCTCGTTGGCATGGTCATCGTTTGTGTGAACGTATCCATGGCGATGATGTGGCTGCGGTTCCGTGGCCAGGAACACCAGCAGTCGGCTTCGTTGGCGATCGCGATATCCTTGTCGGCATTGATCGGCACGATCGGTTATGGGGTGGTTCGCCGCCAGACGCCGACGGGCGATCCACTTGCCACGTTCGCACTTTTGCAACGCGACGAAGCAGTCGTGTATGAACAGTCGGCTGATCGCGAGATCGAAATTTTCCAGAACTATGCCCGACAATCCGTCGCGGCGGTGCAGAGTTCAAGTCGCCCGATCGATATCGTGCTGTGGCCCGAGTCAATGTTTTCGGGAGCGTCGCCATGGATGATCATGGCCGATGACGCAAAGGTGCCAGAACAGTTTTACGATATCTATCCCGAAGCCCGGCAAGACCCCAGCCTGTTTCGCCGCACGGTCGACGATCGTATCGATTACTTTCAACAGCGTGCTCAACAACTGCAGTGGATGTCGACTCCGACGAATCAGCCCAGCGGACCACCAAACGCGGCGGACGCGGCGAACGCGGCGAACGCGGCGTCCGATGAACCTGCCACTACCAATCAGATTGAACCAGCCGGCGATGAACCAAAGGTCGGCGACGCGGAAGATTCTCGCTCGGTCGTCGCGCTTTCGCCGCCAGCGATCTTGGCGGGTTGTGGAGTTGTCGAGTATGACGATTCCGTTGGATCGTACAGCGCGGTTGTCCATATCGACAGCGATGGAAAGGTGGTGGACTGGTACGGCAAGAATCATCTGGTGATGTTTGGCGAATACGTTCCCATCGCGCCCTGGATCCCCGGGCTTCGTTCCTTGATTCCGCCCGGGATGGGACTGCGAACCGGCGCGGGTGGAAAAGCGATGCAGATCGGTGACACCATCGTGGCTCCGAATATCTGTATCGAAACGGCCGTCGAGCGAGTCGCCGTTAACCAGTTGCGAGAATTGGCGGCCGAGGGAACGATGCCCGACGTGATCGCAACCGTGACCAACGATGGCTGGTTCGACGATTCATCCGTCATCGAACATCACCTGCGGTGTGCGCAATTGGTTGCCGTGGCCTGCCGTCGTCCGATCGTATCGGCTGCGAACAACGGTCCGACAGCGTGGATCGACTCCAACGGTTCGATCGTCAAGCGACTGCCCATCGGCGCGAACGAAACGTTGATCGCCACCCCGCGTCGAGATAACCGCAGCAGCGTTTATGTCCAGATCGGTGCAATCCCAGCATGGATCTGCGTCCTGCTGACCGCAGCAACTACCATCCGGCGAAAGCCCAAGCAAAAGTAA
- the glgB gene encoding 1,4-alpha-glucan branching protein GlgB → MQTQVSLSSIGHLINGTHENPSSVLGPHPVDYRGQSAIAVRSFLPEAQAAWIVDSANGSRRPMRRLHPGGFFEAIYSPSAGQPVDAAGLSREDKVKSSSSYRIQMSNQSGEMIEMPDPYAAPSILTDFDRYLIGEGRHHQLYERLGAQLRTIDGTKGVNFAVWAPNARSVQLVGDFNGWDGRSHAARGSDAGIWEMFVPGAKVGDRYKFRILDAHGQWTDKADPCGFAAELPPLTASVVADLKLHSWSDDEWMSNRRDWNPMHEAMNVYEVHLGSWQKAAGRTHGWMDYRSLAKRLADYCHRMNFTHVELMPINEHPFTGSWGYQAVGYFAPTSRHGSPEDFMFFVDHMHQNGIGVIVDWVPAHFPKDAHGLAKFDGTPLYEHADVRQGEHPDWGTLIPNYARNEVRNFFVANALFWLDKYHIDGLRVDAVASMLYLDYSREDGEWVPNEYGGRENLGAIDFLREFNVAVHEKFPGVVTAAEESTAWPGVSRPVHEGGLGFTYKWNMGWMNDSLRYFHNEPIHRQFHQNELTFSLIYAFTENFMLPLSHDEVVHGKGSLLSQMPGDMWQKFANLRLLYSYMWTHPGKNLLFMGGELAMWNEWNADDGPQWELLDFETHRGIQQCVSDLNQVVIENKALHDLDFSGDGFEWVDCMNGQDSVLVYLRKASDDSPPILVCCNFTPVVRQLYRVGVPKAGYWKEIFNSDSKAYGGSDVTNSPGLATIGVGQHDRPDSIEITMPPLGVSIFRLES, encoded by the coding sequence ATGCAAACTCAAGTTTCGCTGTCCAGCATTGGGCACCTCATCAACGGAACTCACGAGAATCCCAGCAGCGTCCTGGGCCCTCATCCGGTTGATTACCGCGGTCAATCGGCAATCGCTGTGCGCAGTTTTCTGCCAGAAGCACAGGCAGCCTGGATCGTCGATAGCGCCAATGGAAGCCGACGTCCCATGCGGCGCTTGCACCCAGGTGGCTTCTTTGAGGCGATTTATTCCCCCTCAGCCGGCCAACCGGTCGACGCAGCCGGTTTGTCACGTGAAGATAAAGTAAAGTCGAGTTCTTCGTATCGCATCCAGATGTCCAACCAGAGCGGCGAGATGATTGAAATGCCTGACCCCTATGCAGCCCCATCCATTTTGACCGACTTCGATCGCTACCTGATTGGCGAAGGTCGTCACCACCAACTCTACGAACGGCTGGGCGCTCAGCTTCGCACGATCGACGGGACCAAGGGTGTCAACTTTGCCGTTTGGGCGCCGAACGCCCGATCCGTCCAATTGGTTGGCGATTTCAATGGCTGGGATGGCCGATCCCACGCCGCTCGCGGAAGCGACGCCGGCATTTGGGAAATGTTCGTGCCGGGTGCCAAAGTCGGCGACCGCTACAAGTTCCGGATTCTGGATGCCCATGGCCAGTGGACTGACAAAGCCGACCCCTGTGGGTTTGCGGCCGAGCTTCCACCGTTGACTGCGTCCGTCGTCGCCGACCTAAAATTGCATTCCTGGTCCGATGACGAGTGGATGTCGAATCGTCGCGATTGGAATCCAATGCACGAGGCGATGAACGTTTACGAAGTCCACTTGGGCAGTTGGCAGAAAGCAGCAGGTCGCACCCACGGTTGGATGGACTATCGCAGCCTGGCGAAACGATTGGCCGACTATTGCCATCGCATGAACTTCACTCACGTCGAACTGATGCCGATCAACGAACACCCGTTCACGGGATCGTGGGGCTATCAGGCAGTCGGATACTTCGCGCCCACCAGCCGGCACGGTTCGCCAGAGGACTTTATGTTCTTTGTCGATCACATGCACCAAAACGGCATCGGCGTTATCGTCGACTGGGTTCCCGCTCACTTCCCCAAAGACGCTCACGGGTTGGCCAAGTTCGATGGCACACCGCTGTACGAACACGCCGACGTTCGACAGGGCGAACACCCCGACTGGGGAACGTTGATCCCGAACTATGCTCGCAACGAAGTGCGAAACTTCTTTGTCGCCAACGCATTGTTCTGGTTGGATAAATACCACATCGACGGGCTTCGGGTCGACGCGGTCGCATCGATGTTGTATTTGGACTACAGCCGCGAAGATGGCGAGTGGGTCCCCAACGAGTACGGCGGACGAGAAAACCTGGGCGCGATCGACTTCCTACGTGAATTCAATGTCGCCGTCCACGAGAAGTTCCCGGGCGTGGTCACCGCTGCCGAAGAATCGACGGCATGGCCCGGCGTTTCGCGACCTGTTCACGAAGGTGGACTCGGATTCACTTACAAGTGGAACATGGGGTGGATGAACGATTCGCTTCGTTACTTCCACAACGAACCGATCCATCGCCAATTCCACCAGAACGAACTGACGTTCAGTCTGATCTACGCGTTCACCGAAAACTTCATGCTGCCGCTGTCGCACGACGAAGTGGTGCACGGCAAGGGATCCTTGCTAAGCCAGATGCCGGGCGACATGTGGCAAAAGTTCGCCAATCTGCGGTTGCTGTATTCGTACATGTGGACGCACCCAGGCAAGAACCTGTTGTTCATGGGCGGCGAACTGGCGATGTGGAACGAATGGAATGCAGACGACGGGCCCCAGTGGGAACTGCTGGATTTCGAAACGCACCGTGGGATCCAACAATGCGTTTCCGATCTGAACCAAGTGGTCATCGAAAACAAGGCGCTGCATGACTTGGATTTCTCGGGCGATGGGTTCGAGTGGGTCGATTGCATGAACGGCCAAGACAGCGTGCTGGTCTATCTACGGAAAGCCAGTGATGATTCTCCGCCAATCTTGGTGTGTTGCAATTTCACTCCCGTGGTCCGCCAGTTGTACCGAGTCGGTGTCCCCAAGGCCGGTTATTGGAAAGAGATTTTCAATAGCGATTCGAAAGCCTATGGCGGTTCGGACGTGACCAATTCGCCTGGATTGGCAACCATCGGTGTCGGCCAACATGATCGACCGGACAGCATCGAGATCACCATGCCACCGCTGGGCGTCTCGATCTTCCGCCTAGAATCATAA
- a CDS encoding serine/threonine-protein kinase, producing MIASTDDHVDDGTLTSLLDETLPDPQADRVQSHLSGCEKCRQSLQRLAGDESWWNETVDTLSTQQPAAMTVDWLMPLLQPPDEHHGVHQGLGKLDRYCVSSVIGQGGMGVVLHATEPELNRPVALKVLAPHLAGVGAARARFMREAQAAAAVVHPSIVPIYSVVATARLPYLVMPLVEGGNLQQRIDAEGPLELADVLRIGAEVAEGLAAAHHQGVIHRDIKPANLLVEAGNGRTLISDFGLARALNDASLTCSGMIAGTPQYMSPEQARGEPLDPRSDLFSLGSVLYALATARPPFRADNPLAVLKKITESRVRPIHEINECMPAWLDELVYQLMAINADDRIGSAQEAATLLRQAHAHVRHPAAEPLPASLTNNRAEKPIPKFLRYAVITAATVLVLIGGWFWLESSSLGPRIHSLLEKRDRSDVTTRPSNITPSQQPFPYQLSPQSLGDQYLSLDNASTQNVRAGSYVSTAFPAGLPGDLQSIDGELFLLEQQLGIAGGQTRPIVSMAAEAVDGDRFTTRPSSVQHTSEPTSDRTRLSIPELLREKR from the coding sequence ATGATCGCCAGTACGGACGACCACGTCGACGATGGAACCCTAACATCCCTGTTGGATGAAACACTGCCGGACCCTCAGGCGGATCGTGTCCAGTCCCATCTATCGGGCTGCGAAAAGTGTCGCCAATCGCTACAACGATTAGCGGGTGACGAAAGTTGGTGGAACGAAACCGTGGACACACTGTCAACGCAACAACCCGCCGCGATGACGGTCGACTGGTTGATGCCACTGCTGCAGCCGCCCGACGAACACCATGGCGTGCATCAGGGACTGGGCAAACTGGATCGATACTGCGTATCGTCGGTGATCGGTCAGGGGGGAATGGGCGTCGTCCTGCATGCCACCGAACCCGAATTGAACCGACCGGTTGCATTGAAGGTGCTGGCACCGCATCTAGCTGGCGTCGGTGCGGCGCGAGCACGGTTCATGCGCGAAGCGCAAGCCGCCGCTGCCGTCGTCCACCCCTCAATCGTGCCAATTTATAGCGTCGTCGCGACGGCCCGGTTGCCCTATCTGGTGATGCCGTTGGTCGAAGGCGGAAACCTGCAACAGCGAATCGATGCCGAGGGGCCGCTTGAACTTGCCGACGTTTTGCGGATCGGTGCGGAGGTGGCCGAAGGGCTGGCCGCTGCCCATCATCAAGGCGTGATCCACCGAGACATCAAACCAGCCAATCTGCTGGTCGAAGCAGGCAATGGGCGAACGCTGATCAGCGACTTTGGTCTGGCCCGCGCTCTGAACGATGCATCACTAACATGCAGTGGCATGATCGCCGGCACGCCCCAATACATGAGTCCCGAACAGGCACGCGGCGAACCGCTGGATCCGCGTAGCGATCTGTTCTCGCTCGGCAGCGTCCTGTACGCGCTGGCGACCGCAAGACCGCCGTTTCGTGCGGACAACCCGCTGGCGGTGTTGAAAAAGATCACCGAATCACGGGTGCGTCCGATCCATGAAATCAACGAGTGCATGCCCGCCTGGCTGGACGAACTGGTGTATCAGCTGATGGCGATCAACGCAGACGATCGAATCGGATCCGCCCAGGAAGCGGCAACCCTGCTGCGTCAGGCCCACGCGCACGTTCGCCACCCAGCGGCCGAGCCACTGCCGGCATCGCTGACCAACAATCGGGCGGAAAAGCCAATCCCCAAATTTCTTCGTTATGCGGTAATCACCGCGGCCACCGTGCTGGTACTGATCGGTGGCTGGTTCTGGCTGGAATCCAGCTCGCTAGGGCCTCGAATTCATTCGTTGTTGGAGAAACGAGATCGTTCGGACGTAACGACTCGGCCAAGCAACATCACGCCGTCGCAACAGCCATTTCCCTACCAGCTATCTCCGCAGTCTTTGGGGGACCAGTATTTGTCGTTGGACAATGCTTCGACTCAAAATGTCCGCGCTGGATCTTACGTATCCACTGCGTTCCCAGCAGGGCTTCCGGGTGACCTTCAGTCAATCGATGGCGAACTGTTCTTGCTGGAGCAGCAGTTGGGGATTGCCGGTGGCCAGACGAGGCCGATTGTCTCAATGGCTGCCGAGGCTGTCGACGGAGATCGATTCACTACGCGGCCGTCATCGGTCCAGCACACTTCTGAACCGACCTCAGACCGAACCCGTTTATCCATTCCTGAGCTCTTGCGAGAAAAACGATGA
- a CDS encoding bifunctional nuclease family protein, with protein MTVKMQLARIIISELTENQVIYLQEVDGHREFPILIGIFEATNIDRRVKEDYQPPRPLTHDLIVEVAKALDATIESVVISDLNKSTYFARLVLKKSNGETLEIDSRPSDAIAVAVTFSPPLPIYVSEHVLDEATSAI; from the coding sequence ATGACCGTCAAGATGCAACTGGCTCGGATCATCATTTCCGAACTGACAGAGAACCAAGTCATCTACCTTCAGGAAGTCGACGGGCATCGCGAGTTCCCGATTCTGATCGGCATTTTCGAAGCGACCAATATCGATCGCCGGGTCAAAGAGGACTACCAACCGCCACGGCCTTTGACGCATGACTTGATCGTCGAAGTTGCCAAAGCCTTGGATGCCACGATCGAAAGTGTCGTGATTAGCGACCTGAACAAGAGCACCTACTTTGCACGGTTGGTGCTGAAAAAGTCCAATGGTGAAACGCTAGAAATCGATTCTCGCCCCAGCGATGCCATCGCGGTCGCGGTAACGTTTTCGCCTCCGCTGCCAATCTATGTCAGCGAACATGTTCTAGATGAAGCCACCTCGGCGATTTGA